From a single Silene latifolia isolate original U9 population chromosome 6, ASM4854445v1, whole genome shotgun sequence genomic region:
- the LOC141658825 gene encoding uncharacterized protein LOC141658825, which produces MLNDIKNVLIWSISPKLKLSCISLNAYEIFTRMITIFSQTPKVRQYDAAARFFEAKLERGQKVGPHVLKMVEYVDILERLGCKIPKTLVVDRILHSLPTKFAHFRVNYNMNDMDKSYHEIHALLSQAERDMEASGSEKGDVLTMKLKNMSLGVKKGKGKEKSQFKKSSKKIDKGKGKAVENGNPKAKSVKLSEAECFHCNGKGHYRRSCPKYLEDLKEGRVTPIGYKGRASTSKR; this is translated from the exons atgttgaatgatatcaagaatgtgttgatatggtcaatatcgccaaagctcaagctttcatgcatttctttaaatgcttacgagatattcactcgtatgatcactattttttcacaaacacctaaagtccgtcaatacgatgcggcggcacgcttctttgaagctaagcttgagaggggccaaaaggttggtccccatgtccttaaaatggtcgaatatgttgacatcctagagcgtctagggtgtaagattcctaaaactcttgtggtggatcgaatccttcactcactccccaccaagtttgcccactttagggtaaactacaacatgaatgacatggataagagttaccatgaaattcatgcactcctctccCAAGCGGAGAgagatatggaggctagtgggagtgaaaagggagatgttttaaccatgaagttaaagaacatgtctcttggagtcaagaaaggaaagggaaaagaaaagtcccaattcaagaaatcgtcaaagaaaattgacaagggaaaggggaaggccgttgagaatggcaatcccaaggcaaaaagtgtcaagctctccgaggccgaatgtttccattgtaatgggaaggggcattataggaggagttgtcccaaatacttggaggatctcaaggaagggcgtgtgacgcctattg ggtataagggacgtgcaagcactagcaaaaggtga